From Lewinellaceae bacterium:
AAGACACCCTCAGGTTTTGCCCGAGGGCCAGTTCTCCTTTGTCGGTGGCGTAACCATCACAAAGGATTTGCCCTTTGCCCACCCTTTGCCCCCGCTTGACGATGGGCTTCAGGTTGATGCAGGTTCCCTGGTTGGTACGGCGGAACTTGATCAGTTTGTAGACCTTGCGGTTATCTTCAAAGGAGACCAACTGTTCTTCAGGCGTTCGGTCGTAACGAATGATGATCTCGTTGGCATCCACGTATTCCACTACGCCGTCCCCCTCTGCATTGATCAGCATGCGGGAATCCCGGGCTACTTTGCCCTCCAGCCCGGTCCCTACGATCGGGGAACTCGGGCGCAGGAGCGGTACAGCCTGGCGTTGCATGTTAGAACCCATCAGGGCGCGGTTGGCGTCATCGTTTTCCAGGAAGGGAATCATGGAGGCCGAAACCCCGACGATCTGGTTGGGGGCCACGTCCATGTATTCGATCTCTTCTGGTGTCAGCACCGGGAAATCGCCGTGTTCCCGGCATTTGATGCGGTCGGATTCGAAGGCGCCCTTCACGTCGATCGGAGCGTTAGCCTGAGCGATCTTCATAAAGTCTTCCCCCTCAGCCGACAGGTAAATCGGCTCCGTTTTGACCTCTACTGATCCGTCGGAAACCCGCCGGTAGGGCGTCTCCAGGAAGCCCATTTTGTTTACCTTGGCGTGAACGCACAGGGTGGAGATCAAACCGATATTGGGGCCTTCCGGCGTTTCGATCGTACACAGGCGCCCGTAGTGGGAGTAGTGAACGTCGCGCACCTCGAAGCCGGCGCGCTCGCGGGACAAACCGCCGGGCCCGAGGGCGGAGATACGGCGCTTGTGCGTGATCTCCGACAGCGGGTTGGTCTGGTCCAGGAACTGTGACAGCTGGCTCGTTCCGAAGAACGAGTTGATGACCGAAGACAACGTGCGCGCATTGATGAGGTCGATCGGCGTGAAGACCTCATTGTCGCGGACGTTCATACGCTCCCGGATCGTGCGGGCCATCCGCGCCAGGCCTACGCCGAATTGGGCGTAAAGCTGTTCGCCGACGGTCCGGACGCGGCGGTTGCTCAGGTGGTCAATGTCGTCGATTTCCGCTTTTTGGTTGATCAAACTAACCAAATAGCGGACAATAGCGATGATGTCTTCTTTGGTGAGCACCAGCACATCCCGGTCGATGTCCAACTCCAGCTTGCGGTTGATCTTGTAGCGCCCGACCTCTCCCAGGTTGTAGCGCTTGTCGGAGAAGAAAAGCTTGTCGATGATACCGCGGGCGGTCTCCTCATCCGGGGGATCGGTGCCCCGAAGTTGGCGGTATATATACTGTACGGCCTCCATTTCAGAACTGGAGGGGTCCTTTTGCAGGGTATTGTATATGATGGAGTAATCCTGGTCGATATCATCTTTCTGCAGGATCACCATTTCGGTGTCTGCTTCCAGTATCAACTCGATGTTGTCTTCATCGAGAACCACATCGCGTTCCAGGATGATCTCATTCCGTTCGATGGTAACAACTTCCCCGGTATCTTCATCTACGAAGTCTTCCGTCCAGCTGCGCAATACCCGGGCGGCCAGTTTTCTGCCAATGGCATTTTCCAGGGCATCCCGGGTGGCGGGCACCTCGTCGGCCAGGCCGAAGATGTCGAGGATGGCCTTATCGGTATCGAAACCGATGGCGCGCAGCAAGGTCGTTACCGGGAATTTTTTCTTGCGGTCGATGTAAGCATACATGACCGTGTTGATGTCCGTGGCAAATTCCATCCAGGCGCCCTTGAAAGGAATCACCCTTGCGGAATAAATCTTGGTTCCGTTGGGGTGGAAACTTTGCCCGAAGAACACTCCCGGAGATCGATGTAGCTGAGAGACGATAACTCGTTCTGCACCATTGATCACAAAAGTCCCCTTAGGAGTCATGTAGGGAATGTTGCCCAGAAAGACATCCTGTACGATAGTCTGGAAATCGACGTGTTCCTCATCGTTACAGGAAAGCCGGAGCTTTGCCTTGAGGGGCACGCTGTAGGTCAGCCCACGTTGCATACACTCATCGATAGTGTAGCGCGGAGGGTCGATGAAGTAGTCCAGAAATTCTAATACAAAGATGTTTCTAGCATCTGTGATCGGAAAATTTTCCTGAAACACCTTGTAAAGCCCTTCATTCATGCGGTTCTCCGGAGTAGTTTCCAACTGGAAAAACTCCTGGAAGGACTTTAGCTGGATTTCAAGAAGATCAGGGTATGGTGAAGGGAGTTTTATTTTGCCGAAGTTTACTCGCTTTTCTTCGGCGGTTTGTACCTTACCGTTAGACGTCATTGGCAAAAAATGTTTATTGTTTCGGCAATAATTAGCTTTCTAACAATCGCCTATGCTGTAATAATACCCAAAAAATCAAAAAAAGTTCAAAATCGCTAAACTTAATTATACGACAATAGGCTTAGCCAGTTGTTACACAACTCGCTAAGCCTTCTGCGCCGAAAAGCCAGCCAGCAGGCTGTATTCCCAACGGTTGTAAAAGAAGCGGTTACTTGACTTCTACCT
This genomic window contains:
- the rpoB gene encoding DNA-directed RNA polymerase subunit beta — translated: MTSNGKVQTAEEKRVNFGKIKLPSPYPDLLEIQLKSFQEFFQLETTPENRMNEGLYKVFQENFPITDARNIFVLEFLDYFIDPPRYTIDECMQRGLTYSVPLKAKLRLSCNDEEHVDFQTIVQDVFLGNIPYMTPKGTFVINGAERVIVSQLHRSPGVFFGQSFHPNGTKIYSARVIPFKGAWMEFATDINTVMYAYIDRKKKFPVTTLLRAIGFDTDKAILDIFGLADEVPATRDALENAIGRKLAARVLRSWTEDFVDEDTGEVVTIERNEIILERDVVLDEDNIELILEADTEMVILQKDDIDQDYSIIYNTLQKDPSSSEMEAVQYIYRQLRGTDPPDEETARGIIDKLFFSDKRYNLGEVGRYKINRKLELDIDRDVLVLTKEDIIAIVRYLVSLINQKAEIDDIDHLSNRRVRTVGEQLYAQFGVGLARMARTIRERMNVRDNEVFTPIDLINARTLSSVINSFFGTSQLSQFLDQTNPLSEITHKRRISALGPGGLSRERAGFEVRDVHYSHYGRLCTIETPEGPNIGLISTLCVHAKVNKMGFLETPYRRVSDGSVEVKTEPIYLSAEGEDFMKIAQANAPIDVKGAFESDRIKCREHGDFPVLTPEEIEYMDVAPNQIVGVSASMIPFLENDDANRALMGSNMQRQAVPLLRPSSPIVGTGLEGKVARDSRMLINAEGDGVVEYVDANEIIIRYDRTPEEQLVSFEDNRKVYKLIKFRRTNQGTCINLKPIVKRGQRVGKGQILCDGYATDKGELALGQNLRVSFMPWKGYNFEDAIVLSERVVQEDVFTSVHIEHFELDVRDTKLGEEELTNDIPNVSEEATKDLDENGIIRVGAWVKEGDILIGKITPKGESDPTPEEKLLRAIFGDKAGDVKDASLKAPPSTSGIVIDKQLFARAKKDKVQKAQEKELLTKLEDQHKIALNELKTILIDKLLVIVKDKVSQGVKSIYNEPLIPKGTKFVQGALREVDYTSVDYSNWTDNTESNELIAKLLHNYSIKVNEEVGRYKREKFNISIGDELPAGVLKLAKVYMAKKRKLRVGDKLAGRHGNKGIVSRIVRIEDMPFLEDGSPVDIVLNPLGVPSRMNLGQIFETVLGWAGEKLDMKFSTPIFDGASKEEIDEYIQSAGLPSLGQTYLYDGETGDRFHQQATVGVIYMLKLSHMVDDKMHARSIGPYSLITQQPLGGKAQFGGQRFGEMEVWALEAFGASNILQELLTIKSDDINGRAKAYEAIVKGDPLPNPGIPESFNVLVHELRGLALDVKFD